Part of the Sphingobacteriales bacterium genome is shown below.
AGGTAGCTCAGATTTCCTGATGAAATGCTTGTCTGGTTGCTGAAGATGAACTGATTGCCTTTTAAACACTGGTGCGTGTCATTGACGGAAATACTGACGAGGGGAGAAGGGAGAACGGAAATGATCCGGGTAAGACTATCAGAACACCCATGATCACTGACAGCTTTAAGTCTGACAGGATAGAGCCCTTCTTTTTTCAGATTGATATTCACATCTTTCTGTGAAAAGCTCATGCTGTCTGCAATATTCCAGAAGTAATTCAGCGTTCCGGCAGGTATAACAGATTGGTTGGTAAAAGAAAATAAGTTCCGGTTGCTGCACTGGTCGGTGTCATTGATGGAGAAAGCTGTATGTGGCATCGGATAAACTTCAACATTTCGGAATGCTGAATCTTTACAACCTTCTCCGGAGGTAACAACCAGTTTTACAGTATATTGACGATAAGTAGCATAGGAATGACCGGGGTTCTGGCTGGAGTAAAGAACAGAATCTCCCATGTCCCAATTCCAGCTGCTGATTTTTCCGCTTTGAATATTGCTTTCATCTTTAAACCTGAATAAATTTCCACTGAAACACTGGTAAGGTGTATCGACCGTGAACCGGGCAACAGGCATCGGAAATACAATGACTTTTGATGAAAAAGTATCAGCGCATTGCTGATCGGATACAGTGACAAGGGATACACTGAAAGTATCGGCTGATGAATAAGAATGGATGTAATTAACTGCATTTGAATTATTTCCGTCACCACCATTCCATAAATAACTGTTCAGACTACCTGACGAAATCTGACTGGTATTTATAAAAGTAAACTGGTTTCCGCTCAGGCACTGGCCGGATGGACTGACGGTAAAAGAGCCTGCTGGTTTCGGAAAAATAACAGCCTTGCGGATGAAACTGTCGCGGCAATCCCAGTTGCTGACGGCAATCAGTTTAACATCAAAAGTGTCATCTTGCTGATAGTGGTGAGCTGGCTGCGACAACAAAGAACTTTGTCCATCTCCAAATTCCCAGCGATAGGTCATATTGCCGGCTGAAATAGTTGACAGGTTATTGAATTTTAACAGGTTGGTATTTACACACTGACTGCTGTCATCTATGGTGAACATGGCATCAGGCATGGGTTGAACCTTGACAATGGTATTCACCTGAAAAGTATCAGAACAACCGGTATTGGCCATGGCTATCAGGACGACATCGAATGTGTCGGGATAACTATATGAATGTGAGGGAGTTGTGGCTGAGGAGCTGTCACCATCCCCGAAGAACCATCTGTAAGACAGGCTGCCCCATTTGATTTTGGTATGGTTGTAGAAAATAAAGTTATTTCCGCTGAAGCACTGGTTGGTGTCGTTAATGCCAATTGATATTTCAGGACTTGGATAAACCATAACGCTTTTTTCAATGGTGTCGGGGCATCCTTTATCGGTGAGGGTGATAAGACGAACAGTAAATGTATCTGATGAGGAATAAACATGAGCAGGGGAAACGGCAGTTGAGCCGGTATTGTCGCCAAAATTCCAGATGTAATCGGGTGAACCTGACGAAACTTTACTTAAGTTATTGAATTTGAAAGTGTTCCATTTAAAACATTGAATTGAATCGGAAATTGAGAAATCTGCCTGTGGGGATGGAAAGACAGTCAGGTTTCTGCTTGCCGTATCCGTGCATCCGTAATTGGAGAAAACGATCAGATTTACCGGACAGATGCCCGCAGGAAGGGTTGATGGCTGATAAATCCTGCTGCCTGTTGTTGTATCGGATAATATTTTATTTATCCATAAAAGGGAGGTTAATGTGCCTTTCGATATACTGCTCTGATCAGTGAGCTGGAAATTTTGTTCATTGTAACATTGCATGGAATCATTGACAGAAAATGTTGCCTGAGGCATCGGATAGACTTCCATCAGGTGGATAATGCTGTCTTTACAACCTAAATCTGAAGTGGTTACAAGTTTGACGGAAAAATTACTGTCATGCGAATAAATGTGTTGAGGATTATTAAGGGAAGACGAAGTATTATCCCCGAAAAACCATTTACTTGTAAAAGTTCCGGTATGTATCTGTGTCTGATTGGTAAAATTAAAGAGATTGTTAAACAGGCATTGTGTACTGTCATTTACTGCAAAGGAAGATACCGGATTGGGCATGACTATCAAAGATTTTTCCATGGTATCGGGGCAGGTCAGGGGAGTTATGACTACCAGCCTCACCGTAAAAGTATCATCTGTCTGATAAATATGACTGGTATCCTTGCTGTAGAATTTGCTGCCATCTCCGAAATCCCAGTAATAATTCAGTGAACCTGTCTGAACACTTGAACTGTCTTTGAAGATAAATTTATTACCATTCAGGCATTGCTGGGGATTGTTCACTGAAAAGTACGCCAAAGGCGAAGGAAATACAATGCCATTCAGGTTTGCCGTGTCCTTGCATCCTGCATTTGTGGTGGCTATCAGGCTGATGGAAAAGGTATCCGTTTTCTGGTAAACATGTACCGGGTCTTTTTGTGTAGAGCTGTTCGTATCTCCGAAGTTCCACAGATATGACATGGTTCCGTATTGAACGCTCGATTGGTTGGTGAATATGAATTTATTTTCATTAAAGCATTGGGCAGAATCATTTATTTTAAATTTAGCCGCAGGCTCCGGATTTACCCAAACCCATCTTTTAACAGAATCATAACATCCATGCCCTGTTGTATAAATAATTTTTACCAGATGAGTATCACATACCTGAAACACATGATTGGTGTCGGTTATTTTTCCTGAAAAACTCAAATCATTGCCGATGAACCATTTCCGGTTGGTAATGCTGTCGTTGGTAATCACTGTACTGTCAATAAACCTGAAATAGTTGCCATTGAAACACTGAAAAGTATCGTTGATATATAGGTTTTTAACTGGCATAGGAAAAACTTCAATTTCACGCTTACTTATATTCTCAGTGC
Proteins encoded:
- a CDS encoding PKD domain-containing protein; its protein translation is MFKFKFLFVLFLIFCVSFSGIPQEYTNNWHFGNYAGLNFSSGSPVALNNSAMIAWGGCASISDSSGNLICYTNGSTVYNKNNQVMQNGSNLMGDYTYGNYGPSVIIVPRPGTTTTYYIFSVNRNNTATGYPDALRYSTVVTTLNNGDGGVINRNSIVMQKTFDAKITAVKHANGVDYWVIVHESGTNKFYAFLVSNAGVNTTPVISQTGRLVTFPYTYYWWNGYLKASPDGKRIANSYSHYYSYTNDSANCEIFNFNNSTGVLSNPIELTISKYSYWYYWGANSIEFSPDGSKIYLADHSNYWPGSVFDLYQYDLNAGNQQDIQNSRTKIATVSGNWYWWYSGGMQLAKDGKIYVARYNSHYLGVINAPEQKGIGCCYQDSGVYLGMSNYTFNGLPQFVTSWFFKHPFTFKNVCHGEEAVFNITNTSCLDSVLWNFGDSSSGTNNYSTAWTGKHIFSKPGKYTVSLTTYRMGTENISKREIEVFPMPVKNLYINDTFQCFNGNYFRFIDSTVITNDSITNRKWFIGNDLSFSGKITDTNHVFQVCDTHLVKIIYTTGHGCYDSVKRWVWVNPEPAAKFKINDSAQCFNENKFIFTNQSSVQYGTMSYLWNFGDTNSSTQKDPVHVYQKTDTFSISLIATTNAGCKDTANLNGIVFPSPLAYFSVNNPQQCLNGNKFIFKDSSSVQTGSLNYYWDFGDGSKFYSKDTSHIYQTDDTFTVRLVVITPLTCPDTMEKSLIVMPNPVSSFAVNDSTQCLFNNLFNFTNQTQIHTGTFTSKWFFGDNTSSSLNNPQHIYSHDSNFSVKLVTTSDLGCKDSIIHLMEVYPMPQATFSVNDSMQCYNEQNFQLTDQSSISKGTLTSLLWINKILSDTTTGSRIYQPSTLPAGICPVNLIVFSNYGCTDTASRNLTVFPSPQADFSISDSIQCFKWNTFKFNNLSKVSSGSPDYIWNFGDNTGSTAVSPAHVYSSSDTFTVRLITLTDKGCPDTIEKSVMVYPSPEISIGINDTNQCFSGNNFIFYNHTKIKWGSLSYRWFFGDGDSSSATTPSHSYSYPDTFDVVLIAMANTGCSDTFQVNTIVKVQPMPDAMFTIDDSSQCVNTNLLKFNNLSTISAGNMTYRWEFGDGQSSLLSQPAHHYQQDDTFDVKLIAVSNWDCRDSFIRKAVIFPKPAGSFTVSPSGQCLSGNQFTFINTSQISSGSLNSYLWNGGDGNNSNAVNYIHSYSSADTFSVSLVTVSDQQCADTFSSKVIVFPMPVARFTVDTPYQCFSGNLFRFKDESNIQSGKISSWNWDMGDSVLYSSQNPGHSYATYRQYTVKLVVTSGEGCKDSAFRNVEVYPMPHTAFSINDTDQCSNRNLFSFTNQSVIPAGTLNYFWNIADSMSFSQKDVNINLKKEGLYPVRLKAVSDHGCSDSLTRIISVLPSPLVSISVNDTHQCLKGNQFIFSNQTSISSGNLSYLWDFGDNTNATTVAPSHQYLQDKSYRIWFKATSDLNCIDSNTFMVYVHPMPKADFGFSQPCLDKELYFKDLSSINSPDIISSWDWDFSDGSSNQRDPVFTFTTPGIKNIRLKVTSDYNCSHDTTHQLRIEEHVSAPYLKTVSVYDKDQIYMEWEKPATGIPLYYNIEKSINGGNFQHFAKVDASILSYYDLLTKTGENLYTYQVNAEDTCGYTGNFSNPGRNILLTVNDSATFPVINWTAYYDWPEGILEYILEIFDDNSGNFENLADFSLPTPFTDQQTEKDQEYYCYRITATHAVRPDVSSVSNIVCVPTTLYAFVPNAFTPNQDGINDTFVIKGKNIQEFSLKIFDKWGEEIFVTGDKNSGWDGKYKGHDCPPDVYFYILKVKGSKGQNKTVSGTLHLIR